The Candidatus Saganbacteria bacterium nucleotide sequence TCTTAACTTTCTTAATTACTGTTTCGTTGGGAAGATAGCCGATCAATGCCTTTTCCACAAGATTAGTCAAAGTTAAATCCTCAACAACAGCCTGAGCTCTAGCGTGCTTAGCAATGGAAGGGTTAATAAAAAGGGTTAGCCGTTGTTTTTTATTAGTCGTCATACTACATATACTACATCTAGTTGTAGTGGTTGTCAAGCGCTGATTGAAAAACCAAGCTTACTTCCGTTTTGAAGAGGCTTTCGGGATTTTTTTATCCTTTTTTATCAAAGCTAATTTTTTCGTTCTCGACCACCTTTTTATCTGCGCCTCTCTTTTTAAGGCTTTACTGCGGTTTTTGCAAGCTTCATGATAACGGATCTTTAAAGCCGGGTTATACGAAGTGTAATGTCCGCCTTTTCCCGTCTTGTGCTCGTTAAACCGCCTTTTGACATCGGTCGTGATGCCGGTATAAAGAGCTTTATTTTTGCATTCGATGATGTAGAGGAAGTATGGCATTCCTTCTGTATTATTCAATACTTAATCTATATCCGACCCCTGGTTCGGTAATGATAATATTTGATAAAGAATATTTATCCAGCTTCTTTCTGAGCTGCCCAAAATAGATCCTTAAATAATGAGACTGGTTAACAGCATTATTCCCCCATACCTCTTTAAGGAGATGTTTTTGAGTGACGATACGCCCTTCATTATGCGCAAGTATTTTTAAAAGGTCATATTCTGTTGCGGTAAGCTTAAGCAGTTCTCCGTTTATCCAAACACTGCGTGTGCCGAGATCGATCTTTAAGGGGCCGCTTTCAAATACCGGCTCTTTTTTAAGGTTAAGGCTGTGCCGGAGCGCGACCCTCACCCTGACGGAAAGTTCCTTAGCGCTAAAGGGCTTTGTCAGATAGTCATCTGCTCCGGCGTCAAGAAGCTGCACTTTATCGGAATCGGAACCTTTGACGGTAAGTATTATCACAGGCGTTTTCGATCTTTCCCTTATTTTGCCAAGAACATCGATCCCGTCCATATCCGGAAGGCCCAGGTCTAAAATAACGATATCCGGTCTGACGGAATCGAACTGTAAAAGACCGTCTTTCCCTGTCTTTGCAAGATAGATAGAGTACCCGTCGGTTGAAAGGCTAACATCCAGAAGCCTGCGGATCGATTTCTCATCATCGATTACAAGTATCTTAGCTCCGCTATTCATATTGACCTGCCATCATATCCGGCTGCTTTTCCACAGGCAGAGATATTTTAAATTCAAGGCCCCCGCCCTTTTTGTTAGCTGAAAATATAAAACCGCCGTGAGCTTCTATAATACTTTTTGTTAGTGTAAGCCCCAAACCTACACCTCCCGCGGGAGAACCTTTCACCCGGTAGAACTTTTCAAAAATATGCACAAGCTGGTCTTCACTGATACCCGGACCATTATCGGATATTTCAAGAATGAGATCATCATCTTTAAGAAATGATCTTATTTTTATCTCGGATCCTTCAGGCGTATAGTTGATCGCGTTTATCAATATATTGCTCACGGCCTGTTCGAACAGGTTAAAGTCAAGCATTACAAGCGGAAGTCCTTCTTTTATTTCTATTGATAGTTTATGACCTTTTAGTTTTTCTCTCAACTGCTTCACCGACACATCAATGATCTCTCCTATGTCGTTCCATTCTCTTTTAAGGGTAAATGAGCCGGAGTTGATCCTGGACATATCAAGGATGTTCCCGACTACATTATTCAATCTGTCAACAGATTCAAGAAGCTCTTTTATCAGGTCTTCCCTCACGGTTTTATCCTGATTGATCTTTTCCTCGTTTAAAGCGGATGCTATCCCGCCTATTGAAGTTAGAGGGGTCCTCATTTCGTGCGAGATGCTCTCGAGTATCGTCTGCAGCATCTTCTCCGACTTTTCAAGCTCCTGGACTTGTTTTGACCTTTCCCTGAAAAGCTCTTTTTCAAGATATACAGCGATCTGTTTTGATATTGCCGCTATTAAGTTGGCCTGCTCCTGATTGAGTTTTTCTTCTTTATATGGCCTGTATGCCAGAATACCGACCGTCTCTGAAGGGCCTTTCAAGGGAATATAGATGGCTTTTGCGGACATCAAAGTTTCAGTGGACCATCCTGCCGGAGTCCCTTTATCAAAAGACCATTTAGCCACGGAGAGCTCCTTTTTATCTGCGAATACGTCAGCTCTTCCTTCTATAGTTTTGTCAAATTCTTGCATGGCATCCTTAGCAATAATATAAAAATCTCCCGGAAGCATTGTGTTCATCTGTTTTTGTATCTCTTCTATGCAGGATCTTTTGTCAGCAG carries:
- a CDS encoding response regulator transcription factor — its product is MNSGAKILVIDDEKSIRRLLDVSLSTDGYSIYLAKTGKDGLLQFDSVRPDIVILDLGLPDMDGIDVLGKIRERSKTPVIILTVKGSDSDKVQLLDAGADDYLTKPFSAKELSVRVRVALRHSLNLKKEPVFESGPLKIDLGTRSVWINGELLKLTATEYDLLKILAHNEGRIVTQKHLLKEVWGNNAVNQSHYLRIYFGQLRKKLDKYSLSNIIITEPGVGYRLSIE
- a CDS encoding GIY-YIG nuclease family protein, encoding MPYFLYIIECKNKALYTGITTDVKRRFNEHKTGKGGHYTSYNPALKIRYHEACKNRSKALKREAQIKRWSRTKKLALIKKDKKIPKASSKRK